A genomic stretch from Candidatus Methylacidiphilales bacterium includes:
- the dnaN gene encoding DNA polymerase III subunit beta, producing the protein MKCILSKESLHQALQTVLLAADQKTTMPVLSNTLIQAKDGKISLTATDLDNAIKITIDGTVEKPGATTLPARRLSTVVRELPTPELAFTVDSKNNATIESGQATFKILGLPEEEFPPFPTVEGSRTYTLTQKTLREMIRKTSYAMASDDTRRMLMGTLFSFQNGKLTLVATDGKRLALTEHEMEITKSQELDIIVPSKAIRNLETILSDSEAPLTLTVADEKQIAFSLGNTILVTKLVEGKYPNYRQVIPTEAKERVIIDREHFLNALRRVSCLAPDLHTAVRLTFTKNKLELSTHLPDVGEAKETIALDYKGKDFAIAFNPVYLMEPVRNLDTETLFFDYTDELSPGVIKHSKPFLYVIMPIRSA; encoded by the coding sequence ATGAAATGCATTCTCAGCAAGGAATCCCTACACCAAGCTCTTCAGACAGTCCTCTTGGCCGCTGATCAAAAAACCACCATGCCTGTTCTCTCGAACACCCTCATACAGGCCAAAGACGGAAAAATCTCACTCACTGCCACAGACCTCGACAACGCTATCAAAATTACCATCGACGGCACCGTCGAAAAACCAGGCGCCACTACTCTGCCTGCACGCCGCCTCTCTACCGTCGTTCGCGAGCTTCCCACCCCTGAGCTAGCTTTCACTGTCGACTCCAAAAACAACGCCACCATAGAATCCGGCCAAGCCACATTCAAAATCCTCGGCCTACCAGAGGAAGAATTTCCGCCATTCCCCACCGTAGAAGGTTCCCGCACCTATACCCTCACCCAAAAAACCTTGCGCGAAATGATCCGCAAAACCTCCTACGCCATGGCCAGCGACGACACCCGCCGCATGCTCATGGGCACCCTCTTCAGCTTTCAGAACGGAAAACTCACCCTCGTCGCCACAGACGGCAAGCGCCTCGCCCTCACCGAGCACGAAATGGAAATCACAAAAAGCCAAGAGCTCGACATCATCGTCCCCTCCAAAGCCATTCGAAACCTCGAAACCATCCTCTCCGACTCCGAAGCCCCACTCACCCTCACCGTCGCCGACGAAAAACAAATCGCTTTCTCCCTAGGCAACACTATCCTCGTCACCAAGCTCGTCGAAGGCAAATACCCCAACTACCGCCAAGTCATCCCCACTGAAGCCAAAGAACGCGTCATCATCGACCGTGAACATTTCCTCAACGCCCTCCGCCGCGTCTCCTGCCTCGCCCCCGACCTCCACACCGCTGTCCGCCTCACCTTCACCAAAAATAAACTCGAACTCAGCACCCACCTCCCCGACGTAGGCGAAGCCAAGGAAACCATCGCCCTCGACTACAAAGGCAAAGACTTCGCCATCGCCTTCAACCCCGTCTATCTCATGGAGCCCGTCCGCAACCTCGACACCGAAACCCTCTTCTTCGACTACACCGACGAACTCAGCCCCGGTGTCATCAAACACTCAAAACCCTTCCTCTACGTCATCATGCCCATACGATCCGCATAA
- a CDS encoding ABC transporter ATP-binding protein: MSASFLEDCVLEVSGVTKVFKKKKALDGVSFSISRGEILGLLGPNGAGKTTLISILLGLTLPTSGTVQIFGLPLERHRVAILRRCNFSSAYVSLPTNLTVVENLRIFATLYGVKNKEATIASLLETLEISHLRTQITGRLSAGESTRVNLAKALLNNPEILFLDEPSASLDPDMADKVRTLLRRIHAERGMTMLYTSHNMRDVEVMCDRVIFLSRGRVIAEGTPQEITRRFNASCLENVFIRIARDGQLEEVEARGS; encoded by the coding sequence ATGTCGGCATCATTCCTCGAGGATTGCGTGCTCGAGGTAAGCGGGGTGACGAAGGTTTTCAAAAAAAAGAAGGCGCTCGATGGTGTTTCCTTTTCAATCTCACGTGGCGAGATTTTAGGGCTTTTGGGGCCGAACGGCGCAGGGAAGACGACGTTGATTTCGATCTTGCTGGGGTTGACGTTGCCGACGTCGGGAACGGTGCAAATTTTTGGGTTGCCGCTGGAGCGGCATCGGGTGGCGATCTTGCGGCGTTGCAACTTTTCTTCGGCCTACGTTTCGCTGCCGACGAATCTGACGGTGGTGGAGAATTTGCGGATTTTTGCGACGTTGTATGGTGTGAAGAATAAGGAGGCGACGATTGCGTCGCTTTTGGAGACGCTTGAAATCTCGCATCTGCGGACGCAGATCACGGGACGGCTTTCGGCTGGCGAATCGACGCGGGTGAATTTGGCTAAGGCGTTGCTCAATAATCCGGAGATTCTTTTTTTGGATGAGCCGTCGGCGAGCTTGGATCCGGATATGGCGGACAAAGTGCGGACGTTGTTGCGGCGCATCCACGCGGAGCGCGGGATGACGATGCTCTACACGTCGCACAATATGCGGGATGTGGAGGTGATGTGTGATCGGGTGATTTTCCTAAGTCGCGGCCGTGTGATAGCGGAGGGCACGCCGCAGGAGATCACGAGGCGGTTCAACGCTTCGTGTTTAGAAAATGTCTTTATCCGCATCGCGCGGGATGGGCAGCTTGAGGAAGTGGAGGCAAGGGGATCATGA
- a CDS encoding HAMP domain-containing histidine kinase encodes MDRRYQALLSKENTEKITQVQNELEAKELSIELSRIKDEIYPGILHDILSPLTTVKTQAELLQELIQQHKTLDTESKKRFAEFTYDIIRETERASEISRRYLGLFNPTQTQPTSLNQVLADIENVFRIHPASKKHTLRFHPTEDIHIKISRTDLFQILYNIIENACRSAADPDTPLTIEIKPEILMQPIDMSLYLNTPTQIFINRLTFANRAPLVALHIKDNGQGIPPNILERIFEPYFSTKPQGTGTGLGLAVVERLLRAAEGGVFVRTEPGQGTTFSLFIPATEIIPQPLY; translated from the coding sequence ATGGACCGCCGCTACCAAGCACTCCTCTCCAAAGAAAACACCGAGAAAATCACCCAAGTCCAAAACGAACTTGAAGCAAAAGAACTCAGCATCGAACTCTCCCGCATCAAAGACGAAATCTACCCCGGCATCCTCCACGACATCCTCAGCCCCCTTACCACCGTCAAAACCCAAGCCGAACTCCTCCAAGAGCTCATCCAACAACACAAAACCCTCGACACCGAATCCAAAAAACGATTCGCCGAATTCACCTACGACATCATCCGAGAAACCGAACGCGCCTCAGAAATCAGCCGCCGCTACCTCGGCCTCTTCAACCCCACCCAGACCCAACCAACCTCCCTCAACCAAGTCCTCGCCGACATCGAAAACGTCTTCCGCATCCACCCCGCATCTAAAAAACACACCCTCCGCTTCCACCCCACCGAAGACATCCACATCAAAATCAGCCGCACCGACCTCTTCCAAATCCTCTACAACATCATCGAAAACGCCTGCCGCAGCGCTGCAGACCCCGACACCCCACTCACCATCGAAATCAAGCCCGAAATCCTCATGCAACCCATCGACATGAGCCTCTATCTCAACACCCCCACCCAAATCTTCATCAACCGCCTCACCTTCGCCAACCGCGCACCCCTCGTCGCCCTCCACATCAAAGACAACGGCCAAGGCATCCCCCCCAACATCCTCGAACGCATCTTCGAACCCTACTTCTCCACCAAACCCCAAGGCACCGGCACCGGCCTCGGCCTCGCCGTCGTCGAACGACTCCTCCGCGCCGCTGAAGGAGGCGTCTTCGTCCGCACCGAACCAGGCCAAGGCACCACCTTCAGCCTCTTCATCCCCGCAACAGAAATAATCCCCCAACCCCTTTACTAA
- a CDS encoding ABC transporter permease, with protein MNGVTIYGIVLRYLYIYRRSVPRLIEMLFWPTMDLLVWGFLTVYMTQLSGSPKITFLIGAMIFWDILYRSAQGVSISFLEDIWARNTLNVFVAPVRISEFIVATYVVGFLKTSFIVLILSGLAVAIYDFHLTRLGLALIPLFANLMVMGWAIGMITMALIMRYGQGVEALAWGIPFLIQPFAAVFYPLEVLPPWMQAVGSWMPATHAFEGMRQVIADPGSFPMELFLRAAGLNVLWLVGAGVLTWVLYQSARREGHLAKFGTL; from the coding sequence ATGAATGGGGTGACGATTTACGGGATTGTGTTGCGGTATCTGTATATCTATCGGCGGAGCGTGCCGCGGTTGATCGAGATGTTGTTTTGGCCGACGATGGATTTGCTGGTGTGGGGGTTTTTGACGGTGTATATGACGCAGTTGAGCGGCTCGCCGAAGATTACGTTTCTCATCGGGGCAATGATTTTTTGGGACATCTTGTATCGCTCGGCGCAGGGGGTTTCGATATCGTTTCTCGAGGACATCTGGGCGCGGAATACGCTAAATGTCTTTGTGGCGCCGGTGCGGATTTCGGAGTTTATCGTGGCGACGTATGTGGTGGGATTTTTGAAGACGTCATTTATTGTGCTGATATTGAGCGGATTGGCGGTGGCGATTTATGATTTTCATTTGACGCGGCTGGGGTTGGCGTTGATTCCGTTGTTTGCGAATTTGATGGTGATGGGATGGGCGATAGGGATGATCACGATGGCTCTGATCATGCGGTATGGGCAAGGTGTGGAAGCGCTGGCGTGGGGGATTCCGTTTCTGATTCAACCTTTCGCTGCAGTGTTTTATCCGCTAGAGGTGCTGCCGCCGTGGATGCAGGCGGTGGGGAGCTGGATGCCGGCGACGCATGCGTTTGAAGGGATGCGGCAGGTGATCGCCGATCCTGGAAGTTTCCCGATGGAGCTTTTCTTGCGAGCGGCGGGGCTCAACGTGTTGTGGCTGGTGGGGGCGGGGGTGTTGACTTGGGTGTTGTATCAATCTGCGCGGCGGGAGGGGCACTTGGCGAAGTTTGGCACGCTGTGA
- the purB gene encoding adenylosuccinate lyase yields MIARYARPEMTAIWEERTKLDLWLEVEVTACEVMAELGWIPVEDARVIRERARYDVEAVRGNEARTQHDVLAFLEEVAAQVGPAGRWIHQGLTSSDVLDTAFAVQLCRACDLLLADVEGVIEAVRRRAVEYMLTPMMGRTHGVHGEPITYGYKLAGMVEEFRRAARRLRAGREEVAVGKISGAMGTYAHGAPELERRVCERLGLRAERLSTQVVPRDRHAALMQVWALVATSVERWAVEFRHLQRTEVLEVEEYFAEGQKGSSAMPHKRNPIVGERLCGLARVVRGYAVTALENVALWHERDISHSSAERVIFPDAAVALDYMLNLLRELVERQLVYPERMRQNLEQMRGLYGSQGLLLELTRKGVGRREAYEAVQAAAMACWRDERERPFVEHVREVPLLREKLSDEEIAAACGLERHVRWVREKFEELGLVSP; encoded by the coding sequence ATGATAGCACGTTATGCGCGGCCGGAGATGACGGCGATTTGGGAGGAGCGGACGAAGTTGGATTTGTGGCTGGAGGTGGAGGTGACGGCGTGTGAGGTGATGGCGGAGCTGGGTTGGATCCCGGTGGAGGATGCGCGGGTGATTCGGGAGCGGGCGAGGTATGATGTGGAGGCGGTGCGCGGGAACGAGGCGCGGACGCAGCACGATGTGTTGGCGTTTTTGGAGGAGGTGGCGGCGCAGGTGGGGCCGGCTGGGCGGTGGATTCATCAGGGGTTGACGTCGTCGGATGTGTTGGATACGGCGTTTGCGGTGCAGTTGTGTCGGGCGTGTGATCTGCTTTTGGCAGATGTGGAGGGGGTGATCGAGGCGGTGCGGCGACGCGCGGTGGAGTATATGTTGACGCCGATGATGGGGCGGACGCATGGGGTGCATGGGGAGCCGATCACGTATGGGTATAAGTTGGCGGGGATGGTGGAGGAGTTTCGGCGGGCGGCGCGGCGATTGCGAGCGGGGCGGGAGGAGGTGGCGGTGGGGAAGATTTCTGGGGCGATGGGGACGTATGCGCATGGGGCGCCGGAGTTGGAGCGGCGGGTGTGTGAGCGGTTGGGGTTGAGGGCGGAGCGGCTTTCGACGCAGGTGGTGCCGCGGGATCGGCATGCGGCGTTGATGCAGGTGTGGGCGCTTGTGGCGACGAGTGTGGAGCGGTGGGCGGTGGAGTTTCGGCATTTGCAGCGGACAGAGGTGCTGGAGGTGGAGGAGTATTTTGCGGAGGGACAGAAAGGGTCGAGTGCGATGCCGCATAAACGGAATCCGATTGTGGGGGAGCGGCTGTGTGGGTTGGCGCGAGTGGTGAGAGGGTATGCGGTGACGGCGCTGGAGAATGTGGCGTTGTGGCATGAGCGGGATATTTCGCATTCGAGCGCGGAGCGGGTGATTTTTCCGGATGCGGCGGTGGCGCTGGATTATATGCTGAATTTGCTCAGAGAGCTTGTGGAGCGGCAGTTGGTGTATCCGGAGCGGATGCGGCAGAATTTGGAGCAGATGCGTGGGCTGTATGGTTCGCAGGGGTTGTTGTTGGAGTTGACGCGGAAGGGTGTGGGGCGACGGGAAGCGTATGAGGCGGTGCAGGCGGCGGCGATGGCGTGTTGGCGGGATGAGAGGGAGCGGCCTTTTGTGGAGCATGTGCGGGAGGTGCCGCTTTTGCGGGAGAAGTTGAGCGATGAGGAGATAGCCGCGGCGTGTGGGCTCGAGCGGCATGTGAGGTGGGTGAGGGAGAAGTTTGAAGAGCTTGGACTGGTGAGCCCGTAG
- a CDS encoding Rieske 2Fe-2S domain-containing protein, with product MKMIPLSQDQLPPLGAATLIETESHRIALFRTSSGLYALDDHCPHRDGPLHQGTIENDCVTCPWHLWQFRLTDGRCTNVSHATAAKTYRIVEKQGEFFIQIED from the coding sequence ATGAAAATGATTCCCCTCTCCCAAGACCAACTTCCTCCTCTGGGTGCTGCCACACTCATCGAAACAGAAAGTCACCGCATCGCCTTATTTCGCACCAGTAGCGGCCTCTACGCGCTCGACGATCACTGCCCGCATCGCGACGGACCGCTGCACCAAGGCACCATCGAAAATGATTGCGTCACCTGTCCGTGGCATCTCTGGCAATTTCGTCTCACCGATGGCCGTTGCACGAATGTCTCACACGCTACCGCTGCCAAGACATACCGCATCGTCGAAAAACAAGGCGAATTCTTCATCCAGATCGAGGACTAA
- a CDS encoding glycosyltransferase, which yields MKFSVITPSYRQLDWLALCIASVADQVQGTNPPISVEHIIQDAGTPEIQPFAQKFNATLYVNQQKILDPSSNNPFYQLSIYSEQDHGMYDAINRGIAKATGDILCYLNCDEQFLPSALTTIAAYFQRHPSTEILCAGVLVVDKNGHLISNRPGLKPWLCHVYADHLPIFTAALFYKRHVVEKPWKRFDTRYKDLADAAWVIERLRDGSSFHAIRDYISTFTDTGDNMNLKPNARAEAYYLHKKLAPLWTRLLRLPIVLLHRIRKFLRGDYLKQNLSYAIYTLASPTQRIPFTHPSQPIWWDRLHITSQKPAVPQA from the coding sequence ATGAAGTTTTCCGTGATCACCCCGAGCTATCGCCAGCTCGACTGGCTCGCCCTCTGCATCGCCTCCGTCGCCGATCAAGTCCAAGGCACAAACCCTCCTATCTCCGTCGAACACATCATCCAAGATGCCGGCACCCCCGAGATCCAGCCATTCGCCCAAAAATTCAACGCCACCCTCTACGTCAACCAACAAAAAATCCTCGACCCCTCTTCAAACAATCCCTTCTACCAACTCTCCATCTACTCAGAGCAGGACCACGGCATGTATGATGCCATCAACCGTGGCATTGCCAAAGCCACTGGCGACATCCTCTGCTACCTCAACTGCGACGAACAGTTTCTCCCCTCCGCACTCACCACCATCGCTGCTTACTTTCAACGTCACCCCTCCACTGAAATCCTCTGCGCCGGCGTCCTCGTCGTCGATAAAAACGGTCACCTCATCTCCAACCGCCCAGGCCTCAAGCCTTGGCTCTGCCACGTCTATGCCGATCACCTCCCCATCTTCACCGCCGCTCTCTTCTACAAACGTCACGTCGTCGAAAAACCCTGGAAACGCTTCGACACCCGCTACAAAGACCTCGCCGACGCCGCTTGGGTCATCGAACGTCTCCGCGACGGCTCCTCCTTCCACGCCATCCGCGACTACATCTCCACCTTCACTGACACCGGAGATAATATGAACCTCAAACCCAACGCCCGCGCCGAAGCCTACTACCTCCACAAAAAACTCGCTCCCCTCTGGACGCGCCTCTTGCGTCTTCCCATCGTCCTCCTTCACCGTATCCGCAAATTCCTTCGCGGCGACTACCTCAAGCAAAATCTCTCCTACGCCATCTACACTCTAGCCAGTCCCACCCAACGCATTCCCTTCACTCACCCCTCACAACCCATCTGGTGGGACCGCCTCCACATCACCTCCCAAAAACCCGCCGTTCCACAGGCCTGA
- a CDS encoding agmatine deiminase family protein — translation MSPSPRSLGFSMPAEWTLHGATFLTWPREDGISFPGRFEPIPEIWARLTRLLAHHEAVHIHFFSPTHREQILQALREFTEIVPLVSSFENWPDAAEGRVICAPRCETDRLIPLLGENASHIGHTISVLEAAQIPGTVWLHPFPSYEPWCRDHGPIFLTHPDGRAAIVDWDYNAWGGKYPPYDLDDIIPSRVAQFLGLPLFTPGIIMEGGALDTDGEGTLLTTKSCLLNPNRNPTLSPHQIETYLRDYLGIQKVLWLGEGIEGDDTDGHVDDLTRFVAPGHVVTAIEENPHDPNYLPLTNNYTLLQTLSDARGRPLRITTLPMPKPRYIDDQRLPASYANFYIANRQVIVPIFRDPADDIACSILAQCFPDRTIVPFDATDLIWGLGAIHCITQQMPRIKIDTPTTPHYLGSPLPL, via the coding sequence ATGTCTCCCTCCCCTCGTTCCCTCGGCTTCTCCATGCCCGCTGAATGGACGCTCCACGGTGCCACATTCCTAACCTGGCCCCGCGAAGATGGCATTAGTTTCCCCGGAAGGTTTGAACCCATTCCTGAAATATGGGCTCGCCTCACTCGCCTCCTCGCTCACCACGAAGCCGTCCACATCCACTTCTTCTCCCCTACGCACCGCGAACAAATCCTCCAAGCCCTTCGAGAGTTCACCGAGATCGTTCCGCTTGTCTCCTCCTTCGAGAATTGGCCTGATGCCGCTGAAGGCCGCGTGATTTGTGCTCCTCGCTGCGAAACCGACCGCCTCATCCCCCTACTCGGTGAAAACGCCTCCCACATCGGCCACACCATCTCGGTCCTCGAAGCCGCACAAATTCCAGGCACCGTCTGGCTACACCCCTTCCCATCCTATGAACCTTGGTGTCGCGACCACGGACCAATCTTCCTCACACACCCAGACGGCCGCGCCGCCATCGTAGATTGGGACTACAACGCCTGGGGCGGCAAATACCCCCCATACGATCTCGACGACATCATCCCCTCCCGAGTCGCACAATTCCTCGGCCTCCCCCTCTTCACCCCAGGAATCATCATGGAAGGCGGCGCACTCGACACCGACGGCGAAGGCACCCTCCTCACCACAAAAAGTTGCCTCCTCAATCCCAACCGCAACCCCACCCTCTCCCCCCATCAAATCGAAACCTACCTCCGCGACTACCTCGGCATCCAAAAAGTCCTCTGGCTCGGCGAAGGCATCGAAGGCGACGACACCGACGGCCACGTCGACGACCTCACCCGTTTCGTCGCCCCAGGCCACGTCGTCACCGCCATCGAAGAAAATCCCCACGACCCCAACTACCTCCCCCTCACCAACAACTACACCCTCCTCCAAACCCTCTCCGACGCCCGCGGTCGCCCCCTTCGCATCACCACCCTACCTATGCCAAAACCGCGCTACATCGACGACCAGCGCCTTCCCGCATCCTATGCCAACTTTTACATCGCCAACCGCCAAGTCATCGTCCCCATCTTCCGCGACCCCGCCGACGACATCGCCTGCTCCATCCTCGCACAATGCTTCCCCGATCGCACCATTGTCCCCTTCGACGCCACCGACCTCATCTGGGGCCTCGGCGCCATCCACTGCATCACCCAACAAATGCCCCGAATTAAAATTGACACCCCCACAACCCCACACTACTTAGGTTCACCCCTCCCTCTATGA
- a CDS encoding Cof-type HAD-IIB family hydrolase, with the protein MNAVYPLSLICTDFDGTLVDQDPWDRPPDGFFEAVRELRRSGGQWVINTGRDWHSLCVELTAREFSEWPDWVVLVEREIHAVRDREIIPWTEWNDRCAAAHRELFSAKAALLDRLYEVLRRSVRVSFQIHADPGSPLAIIADNEVEAERTHALINEILAEDPGMMVVRNSVYFRFSHPEYNKGTCLNALSKRIGAISEKVFAIGDHWNDLPMLERSIAHNLACPANGIEAVKKHVRKEGGYVAKGKAGKGVLEALEHFVRSKQP; encoded by the coding sequence ATGAACGCAGTCTATCCTTTATCTCTGATCTGCACGGATTTTGACGGCACACTGGTGGATCAGGATCCGTGGGATCGGCCGCCAGATGGCTTTTTTGAAGCCGTTCGGGAGCTTCGCCGCTCGGGTGGGCAGTGGGTGATCAACACGGGGCGCGATTGGCATAGTCTATGTGTGGAATTGACCGCACGGGAATTTTCCGAGTGGCCAGACTGGGTCGTGCTAGTGGAGCGAGAGATTCATGCTGTGCGAGATCGAGAAATCATCCCTTGGACGGAATGGAATGACCGCTGTGCTGCTGCTCACCGAGAGCTTTTTTCGGCGAAGGCAGCGCTGCTGGATCGCCTGTATGAAGTGCTGCGTCGCTCAGTGCGCGTGTCGTTTCAAATCCATGCTGATCCGGGATCCCCCTTAGCAATTATTGCGGACAACGAAGTGGAAGCTGAACGCACGCATGCTCTGATTAACGAAATCCTCGCGGAGGATCCAGGGATGATGGTCGTGCGGAACTCTGTGTATTTTCGTTTTAGCCACCCCGAATACAATAAAGGGACTTGCCTAAACGCCCTATCGAAGCGTATCGGGGCAATTTCCGAGAAAGTCTTTGCAATAGGCGATCACTGGAACGACCTCCCGATGCTAGAGCGGTCTATCGCGCACAATTTGGCTTGTCCTGCAAACGGAATAGAAGCCGTAAAAAAGCATGTGCGAAAAGAAGGGGGCTACGTTGCCAAGGGAAAAGCTGGAAAAGGTGTCTTAGAGGCGCTTGAGCACTTTGTGAGGAGTAAGCAACCTTAG
- a CDS encoding glycosyltransferase has translation MAAQRWLLTSWGSAGDIHPFLALAEGLQRCGHSITLALDPMWENKARLTHAAFCPLIQHSQQALLSSLHDAFSTRHIGLSALKTLLSKGIAPIFKEAYQTLCKLIPQHDGMIAHHFSFSAQAAADRHKSPIFTITLAPGITPGHGQGPAGTSWIFPRNPWLFPISKIAWIVGRQLMRRVTDPIINHLRQEVGLPPINNAFYAGFTRQALLQLYSPSFAPPAPEWPPEWHPLGFAFWKEPWPPIQDDQALTMFLDNNDPPWLITLGTTIIEHPGLFFETVMSALRTRRAIFLAGRHAMLLKNKNLHSEAHFITDYIPLYRILPHCRAVIHHGGIGTTAEVLRAGKPSIVIPHAFDQPQNAARLAHLGAALTLPATSLTADSLLAAITQIENNPHFTTAALNLAKQINQEEPITAIHSRILSSNKC, from the coding sequence ATGGCCGCACAGCGTTGGCTTCTGACGTCCTGGGGATCCGCAGGCGATATCCATCCCTTTCTAGCTCTTGCAGAAGGATTGCAGCGCTGCGGTCATTCTATCACCCTAGCTCTGGATCCGATGTGGGAAAACAAAGCAAGGCTCACACACGCTGCCTTCTGTCCTTTGATTCAGCACAGCCAGCAAGCGCTACTTAGTAGCCTACACGATGCCTTCTCCACGCGACATATCGGCCTCAGTGCATTAAAAACCTTACTTTCAAAAGGCATCGCACCTATCTTCAAAGAAGCATATCAAACACTCTGCAAACTTATCCCACAACACGATGGCATGATCGCGCACCATTTCTCATTCAGCGCACAAGCAGCTGCAGACCGCCACAAAAGTCCTATTTTTACTATCACGCTCGCGCCCGGTATTACCCCAGGCCACGGCCAAGGACCCGCTGGCACAAGCTGGATATTTCCCCGTAACCCATGGCTTTTTCCAATCTCTAAGATCGCGTGGATAGTCGGGCGTCAGCTTATGCGAAGAGTCACAGACCCGATTATTAATCACCTCAGGCAAGAAGTCGGGCTTCCCCCAATCAATAACGCATTCTATGCGGGCTTCACACGGCAGGCCCTCCTGCAACTCTACTCCCCTTCGTTTGCTCCACCCGCACCAGAATGGCCGCCAGAATGGCATCCTTTGGGCTTTGCGTTTTGGAAAGAGCCGTGGCCTCCCATACAAGACGACCAAGCGCTTACCATGTTTCTAGACAACAACGATCCCCCGTGGCTTATCACCCTTGGCACGACCATTATCGAGCATCCAGGCCTGTTTTTTGAGACGGTGATGTCCGCACTTCGCACGCGGCGCGCCATTTTCCTGGCAGGCCGCCATGCTATGCTCCTGAAGAACAAAAACCTACACTCAGAGGCGCACTTCATAACTGATTACATTCCCTTATATCGAATCCTACCTCACTGCCGTGCAGTCATCCACCACGGTGGCATCGGCACAACGGCCGAAGTCCTGCGCGCAGGAAAACCTTCCATCGTCATCCCCCACGCATTTGACCAACCTCAAAACGCTGCACGTCTCGCCCATCTCGGAGCTGCCCTCACCCTCCCAGCCACCTCGCTCACCGCCGATAGCCTCCTCGCTGCCATCACTCAGATCGAAAATAACCCCCATTTCACGACTGCCGCCCTCAACCTCGCCAAACAAATCAACCAGGAAGAGCCTATCACCGCTATCCACAGCCGCATCCTCAGCTCTAACAAATGTTAA
- a CDS encoding NAD-dependent epimerase/dehydratase family protein, whose translation MSKPFVLVTGAGGFIGGHLVKHLLSQGYRVRAVDKKPQWQWYQRFDQAENLTLNLEEKDACIQAVNGCDWIYNLAADMGGMGFIELNKALCMLNVLINTHLLLAAKQCGAQRFFFASSACVYAGYKQRDPNNPGLKEEDAYPADPEDGYGWEKLFSERMCRHFREDFGLETRVARYHNVYGPHGTFDGGREKAPAAICRKVISAVLNKKYEIEIWGDGQQTRSFQYIDDCIKGTTMIMESQITDPINLGSAEMVTINQLVDIAEEIAGVKLKRHYKLDAPLGVRGRSSDNTLIKRLLNWEPSIPLRVGLEKTYRWIYDQMIRQDPKYCIVNRY comes from the coding sequence ATGAGCAAACCCTTCGTTCTCGTCACCGGCGCCGGCGGCTTCATCGGTGGCCACCTCGTCAAACACCTCCTCTCCCAAGGCTACCGCGTCCGCGCCGTAGATAAAAAACCCCAATGGCAATGGTATCAACGCTTCGACCAAGCCGAAAACCTCACCCTCAACCTCGAAGAAAAAGACGCCTGCATCCAAGCCGTCAACGGCTGCGACTGGATTTACAACCTCGCCGCTGACATGGGAGGCATGGGTTTCATCGAACTCAACAAAGCCCTCTGCATGCTCAACGTCCTCATCAACACCCACCTCCTCCTCGCCGCCAAACAATGCGGCGCCCAGCGCTTCTTCTTCGCCTCATCCGCCTGCGTCTACGCCGGCTACAAACAACGCGACCCCAACAACCCCGGCCTCAAAGAAGAAGACGCCTACCCCGCCGACCCCGAAGACGGCTACGGCTGGGAAAAACTCTTCTCCGAAAGAATGTGTCGCCACTTCAGAGAAGATTTCGGACTCGAAACCCGCGTCGCCCGCTACCACAATGTCTACGGCCCCCACGGCACCTTCGACGGCGGCCGCGAAAAAGCCCCCGCTGCCATCTGCCGCAAAGTCATCTCCGCTGTCCTCAACAAAAAATACGAAATCGAAATCTGGGGCGACGGCCAACAAACCCGCAGCTTCCAATACATCGACGACTGCATCAAAGGCACCACCATGATCATGGAAAGCCAAATCACAGACCCCATCAACCTCGGCAGCGCTGAAATGGTCACCATCAACCAACTCGTTGACATCGCCGAAGAAATCGCCGGCGTCAAACTCAAGCGCCACTACAAACTCGACGCCCCCCTCGGCGTCCGCGGCCGATCCAGCGACAACACCCTCATCAAACGCCTCCTCAACTGGGAACCCTCCATCCCCCTCCGCGTCGGCCTCGAAAAAACCTACCGCTGGATCTACGACCAAATGATCCGCCAAGACCCCAAGTATTGCATCGTAAACCGATACTAA